In Nocardioides nitrophenolicus, the genomic window GGCCCACAGGGCGCCACCCTCCAGGTGAACTCGGCCGCCGTGCCGGCCCCCAGCATCTCCGGCGCGATCCACGCGTCGGTCACCGCCACGCTCGACGTCTCCAAGAGCACCACCCTGCTCACGAACCTGCTGGGCGGCCTGCCCGGCGTGCTCAGTCCGCTGGTCTCCCTCGTCGGCGTCCTGGTCGGCACCGACGTGCTGGGCGCGGCGACGCTGAAGGTCGACCTCACGGCGACGCCGAAGCTGGCGAGTGCCACCGGCGTCACCGCATCGACGCAGACCGTGACGGTGCCCGCCTCCTACTGGTCCGACCCCGCCCACCCGAAGGCGTATCCCGTCCCGGGCACGCTGATCCCGCAGATCGGCGCCCTCTCGCTGGCCACCACCGTGTCCGTCGGCGGCAGCTACGACTACCGCAAGACCGGGCTGCTGGGGCTCCTCACCGGACCGGTGCTCCACGGCGTACTGACCGCGAGCTCGGCGCTGACCTCCCAGCTGACCACGGCGCTGACGACCCAGATCTCCGACGTCCTCAAGTCCTCGCTCAACACCTTGACGGCGAGCCTGCAGGCGACCGTGATCAAGACGCTGTCCGAGATGCTGGGACTCAACCTCGGCGGCGCCGACCTGTGGGTCGAGCACGAGCCGCGCTGTGGTGCGCCGCGGCTCGTGGAGTGAGCTCGGGGTCGCTCCTCGTCGTTCTCCCGCCTCACGGTGCCCCAGGGGACACGGACGTCCCGCGTGGTGACCGGGTCGGTCCACAGGGCCGGCCCGCGGACCCGCTCCTCCACAGGCCGCCGGGCTCCGGCCCCGTCGGCGTGCGGATCTCCCGACGCTGGACCGATGACGACAGCGCCGGGTCGATGACCACCGCACGCGCCCGCCGGGCGATCGGCGCCTACGGCGAGGACCTGGCCGTCCGGCACCTCACCGGCCGCGGCCTGGTGCTCCTCGAACGGAACTGGCGCTGTCCCGAGGGCGAGGTCGACATCCTGCTGCGCGACCACGCCACCCTGGTCGTGTGCGAGGTCAAGACCCGCACCTCCCTCGTCGCCGGCGCTCCCCACGAGGCGATCACCGACGTCAAGCTCGACCGGCTGCGGCGGCTGGGGGAGCGGTGGATGCTCGAGCACGGCGTCCACCCCGACGGGATCCGCGTCGACCTGGTCGCCGTGCTGCTGCCGCGGCGCGGCGCGGCCGTGGTCGAGCACGTCCCCGGCCTCTGAGCGGGACGTCGCCCGTCCGCCTCACCCGTCACTC contains:
- a CDS encoding YraN family protein, which codes for MTTARARRAIGAYGEDLAVRHLTGRGLVLLERNWRCPEGEVDILLRDHATLVVCEVKTRTSLVAGAPHEAITDVKLDRLRRLGERWMLEHGVHPDGIRVDLVAVLLPRRGAAVVEHVPGL